Proteins encoded in a region of the Dorea longicatena genome:
- a CDS encoding PTS fructose transporter subunit IIABC: MRITDLLDARSILLDASPKSKSEALDQIVDLMVKSEKINDKEAYRKQVYAREEESTTGIGEGIAIPHGKCDAVTKPGLAAMVVKDGVDFDSLDGEPVTLMFLIAAPNTEDNIHLDVLSKLSVLLMNEEFTESLRNAKTVEEFMNIINDADEKEAGIDERLAGADEESTAEETTGKVKILAVTSCPTGIAHTYMAAEGIEKAAKAKECAVKVETRGSGGAKNVLTAKEIEEADGIIVAADAQVPLDRFDGKKVIICQVSDGISKADELVDRVINGDVPVYHAANGAEVKESNSGKSSGIGHRIYTQLMNGVSHMLPFVVGGGILIALAFLIDGLCVDMNALSAADRGNFGTITPVAAQLKTIGNLAFGLMLPVLAGYIGEAIGDRPALAVGFVGGLMAANGKSGFLGALVAGFVSGYLILLLRKLCDKLPEALEKIAPVLIYPVFGILGIGLLMNFAVEPIMGAINTALNNGLTGMGGSSKIVLGLILGGMMAIDMGGPFNKAAYVFGTAAIAAGNYDIMAAVMIGGMTPPCAIALATLLFKNKFTKSEREAGPTNFVMGLAFITEGAIPYAAADPLHVLPSCIVGSAVAGALSMAFGCTLMAPHGGIFVFPVVGNALMYLVALVVGTVISAVLLGVLKKKVA, from the coding sequence ATGAGAATCACAGATTTGCTGGATGCAAGAAGTATTCTTTTGGATGCATCGCCAAAGAGCAAGAGCGAAGCGCTCGACCAGATCGTTGATCTCATGGTAAAGAGCGAAAAGATCAATGACAAAGAAGCATATAGAAAGCAGGTATATGCAAGAGAAGAAGAAAGTACCACAGGAATCGGCGAGGGAATTGCAATTCCACACGGAAAATGCGATGCAGTAACCAAACCGGGACTGGCAGCAATGGTAGTAAAGGACGGTGTGGATTTTGATTCACTGGACGGCGAACCGGTAACATTAATGTTCCTGATCGCAGCACCGAATACAGAAGATAACATTCATCTGGACGTATTAAGTAAATTATCTGTTCTTCTGATGAATGAAGAATTTACAGAATCCTTAAGAAATGCAAAGACAGTTGAAGAGTTCATGAACATTATCAATGATGCGGATGAAAAAGAAGCAGGTATTGATGAGAGACTTGCAGGAGCAGATGAAGAAAGCACAGCAGAAGAGACAACCGGAAAAGTAAAGATTCTTGCAGTTACATCCTGCCCGACAGGAATTGCGCACACATATATGGCCGCAGAAGGAATTGAAAAAGCAGCCAAAGCAAAGGAATGTGCAGTCAAGGTAGAGACAAGAGGTTCCGGCGGAGCAAAAAATGTCCTGACGGCCAAAGAGATTGAAGAGGCAGACGGAATCATCGTAGCAGCCGATGCGCAGGTACCGTTGGACCGTTTTGATGGAAAGAAAGTAATTATCTGCCAGGTATCGGATGGTATCAGTAAAGCAGATGAACTGGTAGACCGTGTGATTAACGGAGATGTCCCTGTATATCATGCAGCAAACGGAGCAGAAGTAAAGGAAAGCAACAGCGGCAAATCAAGTGGAATCGGACATCGGATCTATACACAGCTTATGAATGGAGTATCACATATGCTTCCGTTCGTAGTAGGTGGAGGTATCCTGATCGCACTTGCATTCCTGATTGACGGACTCTGTGTAGATATGAATGCATTATCAGCAGCAGACAGAGGTAACTTCGGCACGATCACACCGGTAGCGGCACAGCTTAAGACAATTGGCAATCTTGCATTTGGACTGATGCTTCCGGTACTGGCTGGCTATATCGGCGAAGCGATCGGTGACAGACCGGCACTTGCAGTTGGTTTTGTAGGCGGACTTATGGCAGCAAATGGAAAATCAGGATTCCTTGGAGCACTGGTAGCAGGTTTTGTATCTGGATATCTGATTCTCCTTCTTAGAAAATTATGTGATAAACTTCCGGAAGCACTTGAGAAAATTGCACCGGTACTGATCTATCCGGTATTTGGAATCCTGGGAATCGGTCTCCTTATGAACTTTGCAGTAGAACCGATCATGGGTGCGATCAACACAGCACTGAACAATGGACTGACAGGAATGGGCGGCTCAAGTAAGATCGTGCTTGGACTGATCCTTGGCGGAATGATGGCAATCGATATGGGAGGCCCGTTCAACAAAGCAGCATATGTATTCGGTACAGCGGCAATCGCAGCAGGAAACTATGACATCATGGCAGCGGTTATGATCGGAGGAATGACGCCTCCATGTGCGATCGCCCTTGCAACATTATTATTTAAGAACAAATTTACAAAATCCGAAAGAGAAGCAGGACCGACCAACTTTGTTATGGGACTTGCATTTATCACAGAAGGAGCGATCCCATATGCGGCAGCTGATCCGCTTCATGTACTTCCATCCTGCATTGTAGGTTCTGCAGTAGCCGGAGCACTGTCTATGGCATTTGGATGTACACTGATGGCACCACACGGTGGAATCTTCGTGTTCCCTGTAGTAGGAAATGCGCTGATGTATCTGGTGGCACTGGTAGTAGGAACTGTAATCTCAGCAGTATTACTTGGAGTGCTGAAAAAGAAAGTCGCTTAG
- a CDS encoding HPr family phosphocarrier protein, giving the protein MKEFKYVITDNEGIHARPAGELVKLAKSFEASVMIEKEGKKADCKKIFGLMGLGAKKGHEVTFTFEGADEEAACEAVSKFMQENL; this is encoded by the coding sequence ATGAAAGAATTTAAGTATGTAATCACAGATAACGAAGGAATCCACGCTCGTCCGGCAGGAGAGTTAGTTAAACTTGCAAAATCTTTCGAAGCATCAGTAATGATCGAAAAAGAAGGAAAGAAAGCTGACTGCAAGAAGATCTTCGGTCTTATGGGTCTTGGAGCAAAGAAAGGTCATGAAGTAACATTCACATTTGAAGGTGCTGATGAAGAAGCAGCATGTGAAGCAGTAAGTAAATTCATGCAGGAGAACCTGTAG
- a CDS encoding DeoR/GlpR family DNA-binding transcription regulator — protein MLTEQRYEQILKLLEKEGSITVTEVKELLNISESTVRRDITALHNAGKLVKVFGGAVASDHVVTPQEPTVAQKITVHVSEKQRIAEYAAGLIGQGEFIYLDAGTTTGYMLEFFCDKDVTVVTNAVAHAQRLAKAGVKVRLVGGELKSSTEAVVGSEAMQTLRKYHFTKGFFGTNGVTKKAGFTTPDANEAMVKKTAIEQCQKKYVLCDHSKFGEVSSVTFLAFTGADVITDRIAEGYQDCGNIVVIE, from the coding sequence ATGCTTACAGAACAGCGTTATGAACAGATATTGAAGCTTCTTGAAAAAGAGGGCAGCATTACCGTAACGGAAGTAAAAGAACTTCTGAATATATCGGAATCGACCGTGCGAAGAGATATCACAGCGCTTCATAATGCAGGAAAACTGGTGAAAGTGTTTGGCGGTGCGGTTGCATCGGATCACGTAGTGACGCCACAGGAGCCTACAGTGGCACAGAAAATTACAGTTCATGTATCGGAAAAGCAGCGTATAGCAGAATATGCGGCTGGGTTGATTGGACAGGGAGAGTTCATATATCTGGATGCAGGAACGACAACCGGATATATGCTGGAGTTCTTCTGTGATAAGGATGTAACTGTTGTTACGAATGCTGTTGCGCACGCACAGCGGTTGGCCAAAGCAGGCGTAAAAGTCCGGCTGGTAGGAGGAGAACTGAAAAGTTCGACGGAAGCTGTTGTGGGAAGTGAAGCGATGCAGACGCTTAGAAAATACCATTTTACGAAAGGTTTCTTTGGAACCAATGGCGTGACTAAGAAAGCCGGATTTACGACACCGGATGCGAATGAAGCTATGGTGAAGAAAACCGCAATAGAACAATGCCAGAAAAAATATGTATTATGTGACCATTCTAAATTCGGAGAGGTCAGTTCAGTAACTTTCCTGGCATTTACAGGTGCAGATGTGATCACGGATCGTATCGCAGAAGGATATCAGGATTGCGGGAATATTGTGGTTATAGAATAA
- a CDS encoding LysM peptidoglycan-binding domain-containing protein: protein MERQLPKNVRQIGNVSDNPKIYVEDYVDTYLNQLREKAREQPVGVILTGELLKLEDENAVFVSGAVQMKEVKTNGNDIEITDEIMKEAKEEAARFFPECRIVGWGIIEDGSPMSRNREVKRIQEKEFAEEWNLFLWKNAREQEEVFYAYKFGEIMQMGGHYIYYEKNPEMQNYMINTRRENGVTPSEVVEDRAAKDFRSAVREKMEYKEQHQSSKFAYITSALLVLIVLVIGITTVNNFDKMKSVQTSLENLSKSMENGQTEEDTKTTTAAEAKEGAKEVSGTVKKSEEAKVSKEGESQLTDKDYYVVQKGETLAGISKKLYGDTSHVKAICKMNGLSDGNLIYIGQKLLLP, encoded by the coding sequence ATGGAAAGACAACTTCCGAAAAATGTAAGACAGATAGGAAATGTAAGTGACAATCCAAAGATATACGTAGAAGATTACGTGGATACATATTTGAATCAGCTGCGGGAGAAAGCCAGAGAACAACCGGTCGGGGTGATACTTACGGGAGAACTGCTGAAACTTGAGGATGAAAATGCAGTATTTGTATCCGGTGCGGTTCAGATGAAAGAAGTAAAGACAAATGGAAATGATATAGAAATTACAGATGAGATAATGAAAGAGGCAAAAGAAGAAGCTGCCCGGTTTTTCCCGGAATGCCGGATCGTTGGATGGGGGATCATTGAAGATGGCAGCCCGATGAGTCGTAACAGAGAAGTTAAACGGATCCAGGAAAAAGAGTTCGCAGAAGAATGGAATCTGTTCTTGTGGAAAAATGCGAGGGAACAGGAAGAAGTCTTCTATGCATACAAATTCGGAGAAATTATGCAGATGGGCGGACATTATATTTATTATGAGAAAAATCCGGAGATGCAGAACTACATGATCAATACAAGAAGAGAGAACGGGGTGACTCCCAGTGAGGTGGTTGAGGATCGAGCTGCAAAGGATTTTCGTAGTGCAGTGAGAGAAAAAATGGAATATAAAGAACAGCATCAAAGTTCAAAATTTGCTTATATAACCAGTGCACTACTGGTGTTGATTGTGCTGGTGATCGGAATTACAACAGTAAATAATTTTGACAAAATGAAGTCGGTACAGACATCGCTGGAAAATCTTTCAAAAAGCATGGAAAACGGACAGACAGAAGAAGATACAAAAACAACAACAGCGGCCGAGGCTAAAGAGGGAGCAAAAGAAGTATCCGGTACAGTGAAAAAATCAGAAGAGGCAAAGGTCTCTAAGGAGGGAGAAAGCCAATTGACGGATAAGGATTATTATGTTGTGCAGAAAGGAGAAACACTGGCGGGGATCAGTAAGAAATTATATGGAGATACTTCGCATGTAAAGGCGATATGCAAAATGAATGGATTATCGGATGGCAACCTGATCTATATCGGACAAAAATTGTTACTCCCATAA
- a CDS encoding DUF5711 family protein — protein MKRRKNSNLHVVREPEDPTDKIIEEIMDELNSEDGVTEKEIQEELARRKRKKQKKIGIVIAVIAIAAILVYLLINLQTYTKVRVSDTYVGEGAADNNYVQFLDGVLKYSKDGISYLNQSGKEKWNQSYQIKNPMIDVSDKSAAVADKEGNDILILQEDGLKGEVHTTMPIEKVSVSEQGIVSAILKNDTSMKVICYDTAGNVLVEHKTSLAGTGYPVDVALSANGEVMQVVYLYTQNGQMVSRLYYYNFGKAGKDEADHKVSGKNYKNTILASGFFMDADTSVAIGDDCMAIYSGKEVPKQSVKIKMDKEIKSVFHNEKYIGMILKNQGKGGYELRLYNKSGKVVLSKEFKGDYSHVKLCGNQVIMYDGKNCSIFMKNGIQKFKGRMDNNILEMFPVGGVNQYIVLSANGMEKVRLVK, from the coding sequence ATGAAACGCAGGAAGAATAGCAATCTCCATGTTGTGAGAGAGCCGGAAGATCCGACAGATAAGATTATCGAAGAGATTATGGATGAATTAAACAGCGAAGATGGAGTGACAGAAAAGGAGATTCAGGAAGAACTGGCCAGAAGGAAAAGAAAAAAACAAAAAAAAATAGGGATTGTGATTGCGGTCATAGCAATTGCTGCGATATTGGTGTATCTGCTGATTAATCTCCAGACATATACGAAAGTACGGGTCAGTGATACGTATGTAGGAGAAGGAGCAGCAGATAATAATTATGTTCAGTTCCTGGATGGTGTATTAAAATACAGTAAAGACGGAATCTCTTATCTGAATCAATCAGGGAAAGAAAAATGGAACCAGTCATATCAGATAAAGAATCCGATGATAGATGTCAGCGACAAGTCGGCAGCAGTAGCTGATAAAGAAGGAAATGACATTTTGATCCTGCAGGAGGATGGCCTGAAAGGTGAAGTGCATACGACAATGCCGATAGAAAAGGTAAGCGTATCAGAGCAGGGAATTGTCAGTGCCATATTGAAGAATGACACATCAATGAAAGTAATCTGCTATGACACTGCAGGAAATGTTCTGGTGGAACATAAGACATCTCTGGCTGGGACAGGTTATCCGGTGGACGTAGCATTATCTGCAAACGGTGAAGTGATGCAGGTTGTGTATCTTTACACGCAGAATGGACAGATGGTGTCAAGATTATATTATTATAACTTCGGGAAAGCCGGAAAGGATGAAGCCGATCATAAAGTATCCGGTAAGAATTATAAGAATACGATACTGGCCTCCGGATTTTTCATGGATGCAGATACATCCGTGGCAATCGGTGATGACTGTATGGCCATCTATAGCGGAAAAGAAGTTCCGAAACAGTCCGTAAAGATAAAGATGGACAAAGAGATCAAAAGTGTATTTCATAATGAAAAATATATTGGTATGATCTTGAAAAACCAGGGTAAAGGCGGATATGAACTGCGCCTTTATAATAAAAGCGGAAAAGTTGTTCTGTCAAAAGAATTTAAAGGCGATTACAGTCACGTAAAACTTTGTGGAAACCAGGTTATTATGTACGATGGAAAAAACTGCAGTATATTTATGAAGAATGGAATACAGAAATTTAAAGGCAGGATGGATAATAATATATTGGAAATGTTCCCGGTTGGCGGAGTGAATCAATATATTGTGTTAAGTGCAAATGGAATGGAAAAGGTCCGTCTTGTAAAATAA
- a CDS encoding CvpA family protein yields MNWLEISIGIIFLICIITGLIRGAVRIIVSLVATIVTLVIVFFATPYVSQTIEKYTPLDDMIRQKVVSTMADAATSAVSGGDSYSDKGGLTEEAVKKVLKAAGVSEEKLESYGISIADIVSGKVSSDDLAKYGISANVLDGLKNSGNESVENAIENADIPESLQETLIKSADIPAAFKNLLLKNNNEATYQKLGVTTFAQYVGAYIAKQVINIIAFILTFIVVTIILRAVVFALDIVTELPGVGALNHLAGGLFGMGIALVIVWIIFMVITLMYTTDIGKEIYRMVEDNTLLKLIYDGNPIMKLATGVKY; encoded by the coding sequence ATGAATTGGTTAGAAATATCCATAGGGATTATTTTTCTTATATGTATCATAACGGGACTGATAAGAGGTGCAGTTCGTATCATAGTGTCGCTTGTAGCGACGATAGTGACACTTGTGATCGTATTCTTTGCGACGCCGTATGTATCGCAGACAATCGAAAAATATACCCCGCTGGATGATATGATAAGACAGAAAGTAGTAAGTACAATGGCAGATGCAGCGACATCGGCGGTCAGTGGTGGAGACTCTTATTCAGACAAGGGCGGTCTTACGGAAGAAGCAGTAAAAAAGGTACTTAAGGCAGCAGGAGTCAGTGAAGAAAAATTGGAAAGTTACGGTATCTCTATAGCAGATATTGTAAGTGGTAAAGTCAGCAGTGATGATCTTGCAAAGTATGGAATTTCGGCAAATGTACTGGATGGATTAAAAAATAGCGGGAATGAATCGGTGGAAAATGCAATTGAGAACGCAGATATACCGGAGAGTCTGCAGGAGACATTGATCAAGTCGGCTGATATACCGGCGGCATTTAAAAATCTGCTGTTAAAGAATAATAATGAAGCAACCTACCAGAAACTGGGGGTTACAACTTTTGCACAATATGTAGGTGCGTACATTGCAAAACAGGTGATCAATATTATTGCATTCATTTTAACATTTATAGTGGTCACGATTATTTTGAGAGCAGTTGTGTTTGCACTGGATATTGTAACAGAACTTCCGGGAGTCGGAGCGTTGAATCATCTGGCAGGAGGACTGTTCGGAATGGGGATTGCGTTAGTTATTGTCTGGATTATATTTATGGTGATCACATTAATGTATACAACAGATATCGGAAAAGAAATTTACAGAATGGTAGAGGATAATACATTGCTGAAATTAATATATGATGGAAATCCGATTATGAAACTGGCGACAGGAGTGAAATATTAA
- a CDS encoding helix-turn-helix domain-containing protein, translated as MSRIKIELEKVLKERKISKNQLCYACKLQHTQLNNYCKNKVVRVDLATIAKICDYVGCSIADILVLEKDEEPEQEIAEK; from the coding sequence ATGAGTAGAATTAAGATTGAACTGGAAAAGGTATTAAAAGAGAGGAAGATCAGCAAGAATCAGTTATGCTATGCATGTAAGCTGCAGCATACCCAGCTGAATAATTATTGTAAGAACAAAGTCGTGAGAGTTGATCTGGCCACGATCGCGAAGATCTGCGATTATGTGGGATGCAGTATTGCGGATATACTTGTGTTGGAGAAGGATGAAGAACCGGAGCAAGAGATAGCGGAAAAGTAA
- a CDS encoding DUF1847 domain-containing protein, with the protein MKKEDMSCIDCAVKNCNKMDKTYPDFCLTTHMDEEVLNEAMECYNEDDNRKVTIAAAEVEYENYCKHTRVEEIMDFAKKINAKKIGIATCVGLLKESRILADILRRHGFEVYGVGCKAGTQKKTSVGIPECCEGIGVNMCNPILQAKLLNKAKTDLNVVVGLCVGHDSLFYKYSEALTTTAVTKDRVLGHNPVAALYTADSYYSKLKKSEEE; encoded by the coding sequence ATGAAAAAAGAAGACATGTCTTGTATCGACTGCGCAGTAAAAAACTGTAACAAAATGGATAAAACCTATCCGGATTTCTGTCTGACAACACACATGGATGAAGAAGTCTTAAATGAAGCAATGGAGTGCTACAACGAGGATGACAACCGTAAAGTAACGATCGCTGCAGCTGAAGTAGAGTATGAGAATTACTGCAAACATACCCGTGTTGAAGAAATCATGGATTTCGCAAAGAAGATTAATGCGAAAAAGATCGGGATCGCAACCTGTGTCGGATTGTTGAAAGAAAGCCGTATCCTGGCAGATATCCTGCGCAGACACGGCTTTGAGGTGTATGGTGTCGGCTGCAAGGCAGGGACACAGAAGAAAACATCGGTCGGCATCCCGGAATGCTGCGAAGGTATCGGTGTGAATATGTGTAATCCGATCCTGCAGGCAAAGCTTCTGAACAAGGCGAAGACGGACCTGAATGTTGTGGTCGGACTTTGTGTGGGGCATGACAGTCTGTTTTACAAATATTCCGAGGCACTGACTACGACAGCAGTGACGAAAGACCGTGTACTGGGGCATAATCCGGTGGCGGCGCTTTATACTGCGGATAGTTATTATTCGAAGTTGAAGAAGAGTGAAGAAGAGTAA
- a CDS encoding LacI family DNA-binding transcriptional regulator has protein sequence MASIKDVAQKAGVGVGTVSRVLNNSGYVSDETREKIEEAMKNLQYTPNELARNLYRKKSGIIAVLVPTVEIPFFAELVHNIEAELYNEGFKIMLGNTDKAHNAELEYLDMLNRHIVDGVITGVHSLDVEEYKKIKKPIVAFDRYLGENIPVVAVDHKEGGRLAAEILLKNGCKKIVHFRGSTAVESPYHERHFEFARIMKEQGVECFDYELAWNKFDLEYYKYAVKDLFDRLDEWEFDGIFGTDLVAIECMNEVIRRHKKVPKDVKCVAYDGTYITQIVEPSVTSIVQPIKELAQEAARLICELVNGKTYKNEKVTLGVSVRKGRTTMK, from the coding sequence ATGGCAAGTATAAAAGATGTAGCACAAAAGGCAGGAGTCGGTGTTGGAACAGTATCAAGAGTACTGAATAACAGTGGATATGTATCGGATGAGACACGTGAAAAAATAGAAGAGGCTATGAAAAATCTTCAGTATACACCGAATGAACTTGCCAGAAATCTGTATCGTAAAAAGAGTGGGATCATTGCCGTTCTGGTGCCAACAGTAGAAATTCCTTTTTTTGCAGAACTTGTACATAATATTGAAGCAGAACTCTATAATGAAGGATTCAAGATCATGTTAGGTAATACAGATAAGGCACATAATGCAGAACTCGAATATCTGGATATGTTAAACAGGCATATCGTGGATGGTGTGATTACAGGTGTACATTCCTTAGATGTAGAAGAGTACAAAAAGATAAAAAAACCAATCGTTGCATTTGACCGTTATTTGGGAGAAAATATTCCTGTGGTTGCAGTCGATCATAAGGAGGGCGGACGACTGGCGGCGGAAATTCTGCTTAAGAATGGGTGTAAAAAAATAGTACATTTCAGAGGTTCAACTGCAGTAGAGTCGCCATATCACGAAAGACATTTTGAATTCGCAAGAATTATGAAGGAACAGGGAGTAGAGTGCTTTGATTATGAACTGGCATGGAATAAATTTGATCTGGAGTATTATAAGTATGCGGTAAAAGATTTGTTTGACAGACTGGATGAATGGGAATTTGATGGGATATTCGGAACAGATCTAGTTGCAATCGAGTGTATGAATGAGGTTATCCGAAGACATAAAAAGGTTCCGAAGGATGTAAAATGTGTGGCTTATGATGGAACATATATTACGCAGATAGTAGAACCAAGTGTGACTTCAATCGTTCAGCCGATAAAAGAACTGGCACAAGAGGCGGCCAGGTTAATTTGTGAATTGGTTAATGGGAAGACATATAAAAATGAAAAAGTAACATTAGGAGTATCTGTGAGAAAGGGGAGAACAACAATGAAATAG
- a CDS encoding ABC transporter substrate-binding protein: MKKKSLKKVTSAVLVAAMSMGLLAGCGGSKSSEEAKTDADGATVIKFGIHVANPKKQETVTYNIVQGFNKENKGKYKVEFVAADTEAHSKNMKLAAQDGSLPEIVHLDSAEAPEYNEAGYLLDMSDFLKENKDIDDALDGMEDAFNDGKVQYGLPYQSNVQGFFYNKDLFDKAGIAYPTDDTTYDEFLDMIAKLKDSGVTPIAIGSKNSGYSMWEFNEFFSRYGWGDNEKSYTGDKAKYSNDDMNACFEKIKGLADAGAFPENMATIEYFDAKQLFNEGKAAMFGTGQWDCAEFDKNIGEHIGFWWGPKFEDSSYEQNIAMKVPAAPLVVSSAVKDNDKAKEAVYAFFKYYYGEEAAKISYEGSIFPATNYDGIAATDSQYAMNAMITALGNGWKTPKAAPDQTVTPAVQEAMYDAIFGVMQGTYSPKDALKNMDSAAAN; this comes from the coding sequence ATGAAGAAAAAAAGCTTAAAAAAGGTTACATCTGCAGTATTAGTTGCAGCGATGTCGATGGGACTGCTTGCTGGATGCGGAGGAAGTAAGTCATCAGAAGAAGCAAAAACGGATGCGGACGGGGCAACCGTCATTAAATTTGGTATTCATGTGGCAAACCCAAAAAAACAGGAAACGGTTACTTACAATATTGTTCAGGGATTTAACAAAGAAAATAAAGGAAAATATAAAGTAGAATTCGTAGCAGCTGATACAGAAGCACATTCAAAAAATATGAAACTGGCAGCACAGGATGGAAGTCTTCCGGAAATTGTACATTTAGATTCAGCGGAGGCACCGGAATACAATGAGGCCGGATACTTATTAGATATGTCTGATTTTCTGAAAGAAAATAAAGACATTGATGATGCACTGGATGGTATGGAAGATGCATTCAATGATGGAAAAGTACAGTATGGACTTCCATATCAAAGTAATGTTCAGGGATTTTTCTATAATAAAGATTTGTTTGATAAAGCTGGGATTGCTTATCCAACAGATGATACAACTTATGACGAATTCCTTGATATGATCGCAAAACTGAAAGATTCAGGAGTTACACCAATCGCAATCGGAAGTAAGAACAGTGGATACTCAATGTGGGAGTTCAATGAATTCTTTTCAAGATATGGATGGGGAGATAATGAAAAATCCTATACTGGTGATAAGGCAAAATATTCAAACGATGATATGAATGCATGTTTTGAAAAAATAAAAGGACTTGCAGATGCCGGAGCATTTCCGGAAAATATGGCAACAATCGAATATTTTGACGCAAAACAGCTCTTTAATGAAGGAAAAGCAGCAATGTTCGGAACAGGTCAGTGGGACTGTGCAGAATTTGATAAAAATATCGGTGAACACATTGGATTCTGGTGGGGACCAAAATTTGAGGATTCTTCTTATGAACAGAATATTGCAATGAAAGTTCCGGCAGCTCCGCTGGTAGTAAGTTCAGCGGTAAAAGATAATGATAAAGCAAAAGAAGCTGTGTATGCATTTTTTAAATATTATTATGGAGAAGAAGCAGCAAAGATTTCTTATGAAGGATCTATTTTCCCGGCAACCAATTATGATGGTATTGCAGCAACAGATTCACAGTATGCAATGAATGCAATGATCACAGCACTTGGAAATGGATGGAAAACACCAAAAGCAGCTCCGGATCAGACAGTTACTCCGGCAGTTCAGGAAGCAATGTATGATGCAATATTTGGTGTTATGCAAGGAACATACAGTCCGAAAGATGCTTTAAAAAATATGGATTCGGCAGCAGCAAACTAG
- a CDS encoding carbohydrate ABC transporter permease: protein MHWLSKKRYKIGLVIPTLVVYMVFIIIPIGMSIGYSFSKYSGIGKATFNGLTNYMRLFKDRLFWISLKNTMIMFILAFVLLLSLSFLIALLLNNKLKGVDFSKSLIFSPAIIAPIIVGIIWVYILDPNIGIINNVLDAIGASGLKQKWIGGNTLSPYSIAIIYFWQQLGYLVTVFIAGLKMIPGEVLEAVEIDGASFIQKTMYVTIPMMKSTISTVAVLIITGVFKIFEIVQQTTGGGPNHLSETLVTYSYSMTFNSGDYGYGMSLATFTFLLSLVITGIYSILTRERGE, encoded by the coding sequence ATGCATTGGTTAAGTAAAAAGAGATACAAGATAGGATTGGTAATTCCGACACTGGTTGTGTATATGGTATTTATTATTATTCCTATTGGAATGTCAATTGGATATAGTTTTTCAAAATATTCTGGAATTGGAAAGGCTACATTCAACGGATTGACAAATTATATGAGATTATTTAAAGACCGTTTGTTTTGGATATCCTTAAAGAACACAATGATTATGTTTATATTGGCATTTGTATTGTTATTGTCTTTATCTTTTCTCATTGCTTTGTTACTGAATAATAAATTAAAAGGAGTGGATTTTTCAAAGTCATTAATCTTTTCTCCTGCGATTATCGCACCGATCATTGTTGGAATTATCTGGGTTTATATATTAGATCCAAACATTGGTATTATCAATAATGTTTTGGATGCGATAGGGGCATCTGGTTTGAAACAAAAATGGATAGGCGGCAATACACTGTCTCCGTACAGTATCGCGATTATCTATTTCTGGCAGCAATTAGGATATCTGGTAACGGTATTTATTGCAGGTCTTAAAATGATACCGGGAGAGGTGTTGGAAGCAGTTGAAATAGATGGTGCAAGCTTTATACAGAAGACAATGTATGTCACAATTCCAATGATGAAATCAACGATTTCAACAGTAGCAGTTCTGATCATTACAGGAGTGTTTAAGATATTTGAAATTGTGCAGCAGACAACAGGAGGAGGTCCGAACCATCTGTCTGAGACGTTGGTTACATATAGTTACTCAATGACATTTAACAGTGGAGATTATGGTTATGGAATGTCTCTGGCTACATTTACATTCCTTCTTTCACTGGTGATCACAGGTATTTATTCAATACTTACAAGAGAAAGAGGTGAATAG